The proteins below come from a single Brevundimonas sp. LM2 genomic window:
- a CDS encoding TIR domain-containing protein, whose product MAKNHRIFIAFAIEDKWARDYLVGQALNAKSSFSFTDMSVKEPWDEKWKTQCRARIKDCDGVIALVSKNTAKATGQLWEIEAANQEGVRTIGIYTTVDDRPAALPTALAGLSVKAWTWDNISTFLSKL is encoded by the coding sequence GTGGCTAAAAATCACCGGATTTTCATCGCATTCGCAATCGAAGACAAATGGGCTCGTGACTATCTCGTTGGCCAAGCGCTGAACGCCAAGAGTTCGTTCTCATTCACGGATATGTCGGTGAAAGAACCGTGGGATGAGAAATGGAAAACACAATGTCGCGCGCGGATAAAAGACTGCGATGGAGTTATCGCGCTGGTTAGCAAGAATACGGCGAAGGCAACAGGTCAGCTTTGGGAAATTGAAGCGGCAAACCAAGAAGGCGTTCGGACGATAGGCATCTACACAACTGTTGATGATCGCCCTGCCGCGCTTCCTACTGCCCTCGCTGGGCTTTCTGTAAAGGCATGGACCTGGGATAATATCAGCACGTTCCTTTCGAAGCTGTAG
- a CDS encoding threonine ammonia-lyase produces the protein MSVTFEDIRAAQARIAGQVDRTPVRHSRRLSQATGAEVWVKFDNLHFTGSFKERGALNRLLSLTPEERRRGVVAASAGNHAQALAYHGGRLGIPVTIVMPEGTPFTKVDGTRGHGAEVVIHGLDFTASTEEAHRLRDTEGFVFISAFDDAGIVAGQGVCAIEFLEDAPDLDALIIPIGGGGLIAGCAIAAKAMKPDIRVFGVEAAMYPSFSARRAGLPPVCGGSTIAEGIAIKAVGDIPFALADPLVEDVVVCAEEDFERAVSMFATLEKTVAEGAGAGGLAALLAAPERFKGMKVGLVLCGGNIDARMLAVVLNREMVRERRLIVYRILSDDRPGILSAMAAVIGDVGGNIIDVVHNRLALDVPAKGAEFDIMVETRDSAHADEIGQALKDQGYALRMG, from the coding sequence ATGAGCGTCACATTCGAAGACATCCGGGCGGCCCAGGCCCGGATCGCCGGCCAGGTCGACCGCACCCCCGTCCGCCACTCCCGCCGCCTGTCCCAGGCCACCGGGGCCGAGGTCTGGGTCAAGTTCGACAACCTGCATTTCACCGGCTCGTTCAAGGAGCGTGGCGCCCTGAACCGGCTGCTGTCCCTGACGCCCGAGGAGCGCCGGCGCGGCGTGGTGGCGGCCAGCGCGGGCAACCACGCCCAGGCCCTGGCCTATCACGGCGGGCGGCTGGGCATCCCGGTGACCATCGTCATGCCCGAGGGCACGCCCTTCACCAAGGTGGACGGGACCCGGGGCCACGGGGCCGAGGTGGTCATCCACGGCCTGGACTTCACCGCCTCGACGGAAGAAGCCCACCGGCTGAGGGACACCGAGGGCTTCGTCTTCATCTCAGCCTTCGACGACGCGGGCATCGTGGCGGGCCAGGGGGTCTGCGCGATCGAGTTCCTGGAGGACGCCCCGGACCTGGACGCCCTGATCATCCCCATCGGCGGCGGCGGGCTGATCGCCGGCTGCGCGATCGCGGCCAAGGCGATGAAGCCCGACATCCGCGTCTTCGGCGTCGAGGCGGCCATGTACCCCTCGTTCAGCGCCCGGCGGGCGGGCCTGCCGCCGGTCTGCGGCGGGTCGACCATCGCCGAGGGTATCGCCATCAAGGCCGTGGGGGACATCCCCTTCGCCCTCGCCGACCCCCTGGTCGAGGACGTGGTGGTCTGCGCCGAGGAGGATTTCGAACGCGCCGTCTCGATGTTCGCCACCCTGGAGAAGACGGTGGCCGAGGGAGCCGGGGCCGGGGGTCTGGCGGCCCTGCTGGCCGCGCCGGAGCGGTTCAAAGGGATGAAGGTCGGGCTGGTCCTGTGCGGCGGCAATATCGATGCCCGGATGCTGGCGGTGGTCCTCAATCGCGAGATGGTCCGTGAACGGAGGTTGATCGTCTATCGCATCCTGTCGGACGACCGGCCGGGCATCCTATCGGCCATGGCGGCGGTGATCGGGGACGTCGGCGGCAACATCATCGACGTGGTCCACAACCGGCTGGCGCTCGATGTGCCGGCCAAGGGGGCGGAGTTCGACATCATGGTCGAAACGCGCGATAGCGCCCACGCCGACGAGATCGGACAGGCATTGAAGGACCAGGGTTATGCGCTTCGGATGGGTTAG
- a CDS encoding alpha/beta hydrolase: protein MLKTLLAAGLALLGLAAAAPAAAGDPVYVVKDCPADWPTDVRTVECGTLTVDETRGAADSRRIDIAVVRVRASRPFQDANGQALPPVVVFHGGPGGALVGGVGRRLGFWRDRPDADPMAAIDQDWIYFDQRGGGQSTPSMDCPGVELTDAGLPSAQDAEGLTDCLKRYADQGVQLSQYNAAVIAQDVADLARALGLPKVDLYGGSYGPRIQAAVITHAPQIVRVAVMDSPWPPEGNWAVHTPEQVATAVRIILGKCAAQSECDARHPNLTARFEANAREWLAGPRTGADGKARTVEDLAAFLMDTTYDRQGVRRLPADLEKIIGGDLSPVAAIAEDRTYYFEGQHMAHLCKEELPFESKAALVAGAAGDPIAEVSVPSLSRLFDVCAAIDVGAADPVENAPVHTAIPTLFIAAEIDPGCPPALTRAAAANYRDSQVMIVTNATHGVTGQNACAARAARDFLRDPTKAVDQTCLPAADTPLVFSED from the coding sequence ATGCTGAAGACTCTCCTCGCCGCCGGTTTGGCGCTTCTGGGATTGGCGGCCGCCGCCCCCGCTGCGGCGGGCGATCCGGTCTATGTGGTCAAGGACTGCCCGGCCGACTGGCCGACCGACGTGCGGACCGTCGAATGCGGCACGCTGACGGTCGACGAGACGCGGGGCGCGGCGGACAGCCGTCGCATCGACATCGCCGTGGTCCGCGTCCGCGCGTCCCGCCCCTTTCAGGACGCCAACGGTCAGGCCCTGCCCCCGGTCGTCGTCTTTCATGGCGGCCCCGGGGGAGCCCTGGTCGGCGGCGTGGGTCGCCGTCTGGGCTTCTGGCGCGACCGGCCCGACGCCGATCCGATGGCGGCGATCGATCAGGACTGGATCTATTTCGACCAGCGCGGCGGCGGTCAGTCGACCCCGTCCATGGATTGCCCCGGCGTCGAGCTGACCGACGCGGGCCTGCCATCGGCGCAGGATGCCGAGGGGCTGACGGACTGCCTGAAGAGGTACGCCGACCAGGGGGTCCAGCTGTCGCAATACAATGCGGCCGTGATCGCCCAGGACGTCGCCGACCTGGCCCGGGCGCTCGGCCTGCCGAAGGTCGACCTCTACGGCGGCTCCTACGGCCCCCGCATCCAGGCGGCGGTGATCACCCATGCGCCCCAGATCGTGCGCGTGGCGGTGATGGACAGCCCCTGGCCGCCGGAAGGCAACTGGGCGGTCCACACCCCCGAACAGGTGGCCACGGCCGTCCGCATCATCCTGGGCAAATGCGCGGCCCAGTCCGAGTGCGACGCCCGCCACCCGAACCTGACGGCCCGGTTCGAGGCCAATGCCCGCGAGTGGCTGGCCGGGCCCCGGACCGGTGCGGACGGCAAGGCCCGGACCGTCGAGGATCTGGCCGCCTTCCTGATGGACACGACCTATGACCGGCAGGGCGTGCGCCGCCTGCCCGCCGATCTCGAGAAGATCATCGGCGGCGATCTGTCGCCCGTCGCCGCCATCGCCGAGGACCGGACCTATTATTTCGAGGGCCAGCACATGGCGCACCTGTGCAAGGAGGAGCTGCCGTTCGAGTCCAAGGCCGCTTTGGTGGCCGGGGCCGCCGGCGATCCGATCGCCGAGGTCAGCGTGCCCAGCCTGTCGCGACTGTTCGACGTCTGCGCCGCCATCGACGTCGGGGCCGCCGACCCGGTCGAGAACGCCCCGGTCCACACCGCCATCCCGACCCTGTTCATCGCCGCCGAGATCGACCCCGGCTGCCCCCCGGCCCTGACCCGCGCCGCCGCCGCCAACTACCGGGACAGCCAGGTCATGATCGTCACCAACGCCACCCATGGCGTGACGGGCCAGAACGCCTGCGCCGCCCGCGCCGCCCGCGACTTCTTGCGCGACCCTACGAAGGCGGTGGACCAGACCTGCCTGCCCGCCGCCGACACGCCGTTG
- a CDS encoding GNAT family N-acetyltransferase: MCVIETSPVVETRRLVLRAPAPQEAPVIARLADDEAITRMTLRMPHPYALADAEAFVVNVAAQDPARAHTFLICHEDLGPVGVIGLFEDADLAPEVGYWIGRPFWGRGFATEALEGALVWAARRWKRRVLLSGHFADNPASGRVLEKAGFLYTGEVRNQFSLARNAPVRTRRMVWLA, encoded by the coding sequence ATGTGCGTCATCGAGACTTCGCCGGTCGTGGAGACGCGGCGTCTGGTGCTTCGGGCGCCCGCGCCGCAGGAGGCGCCCGTCATCGCCCGGCTGGCGGATGACGAGGCCATCACGCGCATGACCCTGCGCATGCCCCATCCCTATGCTCTGGCCGACGCCGAGGCCTTTGTGGTGAATGTAGCGGCCCAGGATCCCGCCCGGGCCCACACCTTCCTGATCTGCCACGAGGACCTGGGACCGGTGGGCGTCATCGGCCTGTTCGAGGATGCGGATCTGGCCCCGGAGGTCGGCTACTGGATCGGCCGGCCCTTCTGGGGGCGGGGCTTCGCCACCGAGGCGCTGGAGGGGGCTCTGGTCTGGGCCGCCCGGCGCTGGAAGCGGCGCGTTCTGCTGTCCGGGCATTTTGCCGACAACCCGGCGTCCGGTCGCGTGCTGGAGAAGGCGGGGTTTCTCTATACCGGCGAGGTCCGGAACCAGTTCAGCCTCGCCAGGAACGCTCCCGTTCGGACGCGCCGGATGGTCTGGCTGGCTTAA
- the uvrB gene encoding excinuclease ABC subunit UvrB has product MFAPVTGPRLTPEEAPTGPGDWVPHRPDRPAKSLKGRARHPFRLETSYTPAGDQPAAIAELVSQAQAGDRDQVLLGVTGSGKTFTMAKVIEATQRPALILAPNKTLAAQLYSEFKSFFPDNAVEYFVSYYDYYQPEAYVPRTDTYIEKDSSINEQIDRMRHSATRSILERDDVIVVASVSCIYGIGSVETYTAMTFDLKIGDQIDESKLRADLIALQYKRNDVHFDRGMFRKRGDTVEIFPVHQEDRAWRVSLFGDEIESIAEFDPLTGKKTADLAEITVYAASHYVTPRPTLNQALGGIKAELKETLDWMVENGKLLEAQRLEQRVRFDLEMMEATGSCAGIENYSRWLTGRSPGEPPPTFFEYIPDNALLFVDESHVTVGQINGMFRGDYRRKSTLAEYGFRLPSCIDNRPLKFDEWEAMRPQTVHVSATPGPWEMEQTGGVFVEQVIRPTGLIDPPVEIRPVSGQTRNQVDDVIDEVKAVARAGYRSLVTVLTKKMAEDLTEYMHEQGVRVRYMHSDVDTMERIEIIRDLRLGTFDVLIGINLLREGLDIPECGLVAILDADKEGFLRSETSLIQTIGRAARNVDGRVILYADRITGSMERAMAETERRRERQTAYNLEHGITPESVKRDIKEILNSPYEKDRVLIPTTGVKEDARAFIGNNFQATLKDLEGKMREAASNLEFEEAGRLRDEIKKLKLLDLEFANEIMTGAGEAVDKAAPKKWRAEAAVEKAEAFRKGRL; this is encoded by the coding sequence CCTGACGCCGGAGGAGGCCCCCACCGGCCCCGGCGACTGGGTCCCGCACCGTCCCGACCGTCCGGCCAAGAGCCTGAAGGGCCGCGCCCGCCACCCCTTCCGCCTGGAGACCAGCTACACCCCCGCCGGCGACCAGCCCGCCGCCATCGCCGAACTGGTGTCCCAGGCCCAGGCGGGCGACCGCGACCAGGTGCTGCTGGGCGTCACCGGCTCGGGCAAGACCTTCACCATGGCCAAGGTCATCGAGGCGACCCAGCGCCCGGCCCTGATCCTGGCCCCCAACAAGACCCTCGCCGCCCAGCTCTACAGCGAGTTCAAGTCTTTCTTCCCGGACAACGCGGTCGAATATTTCGTCAGCTACTACGACTACTACCAGCCCGAAGCCTACGTCCCCCGCACCGACACCTACATCGAGAAGGACAGCTCCATAAACGAGCAGATCGACCGGATGCGCCACTCGGCGACGCGGTCGATCCTGGAGCGGGACGACGTCATCGTCGTCGCCTCGGTCAGCTGCATCTACGGCATCGGCTCGGTCGAGACCTATACGGCCATGACCTTCGACCTGAAGATCGGCGACCAGATCGACGAGTCCAAGCTCCGCGCCGACCTCATCGCCCTGCAGTACAAGCGCAACGACGTCCATTTCGACCGCGGCATGTTCAGGAAGCGCGGCGACACCGTCGAGATCTTCCCGGTGCACCAGGAGGACCGCGCCTGGCGCGTCTCCCTGTTCGGCGACGAGATCGAATCCATCGCCGAGTTCGACCCCCTGACCGGCAAGAAGACCGCCGACCTGGCCGAGATCACCGTCTATGCCGCCAGCCACTACGTCACCCCCCGCCCGACGCTCAACCAGGCGCTCGGCGGCATCAAGGCCGAGCTGAAGGAGACGCTCGACTGGATGGTCGAGAACGGGAAACTGCTGGAGGCCCAGCGGCTGGAACAGCGCGTGCGCTTCGACCTGGAGATGATGGAGGCCACCGGCTCCTGCGCCGGCATCGAGAACTATTCCCGCTGGCTGACCGGCCGCAGCCCCGGCGAGCCCCCGCCCACCTTCTTCGAATACATCCCCGACAACGCCCTGCTGTTCGTCGACGAGAGCCACGTCACCGTGGGCCAGATCAACGGCATGTTCCGGGGCGACTACCGCCGCAAATCCACATTGGCCGAATACGGCTTCCGCCTGCCTTCCTGCATCGACAACCGCCCGCTCAAGTTCGACGAATGGGAGGCCATGCGGCCCCAGACGGTCCACGTCAGCGCCACCCCCGGCCCGTGGGAGATGGAACAGACCGGCGGCGTCTTCGTCGAACAGGTCATCCGCCCCACCGGCCTGATCGACCCCCCGGTCGAGATCCGCCCGGTCAGCGGCCAGACCCGCAACCAGGTCGACGACGTCATCGACGAGGTCAAGGCCGTCGCCCGCGCCGGCTACCGCTCCCTGGTCACCGTCCTGACCAAGAAGATGGCCGAGGACCTGACCGAATACATGCACGAACAGGGCGTCCGCGTGCGCTACATGCACTCCGACGTCGACACCATGGAGCGGATCGAGATCATCCGCGACCTGCGCCTGGGCACCTTCGACGTCCTGATCGGCATCAACCTGTTGCGCGAGGGGCTCGACATCCCCGAGTGCGGCCTGGTCGCCATCCTCGACGCGGACAAGGAGGGCTTCCTCCGCTCCGAGACCTCCCTGATCCAGACCATCGGCCGCGCGGCCCGCAACGTCGACGGCCGCGTCATCCTCTATGCCGACCGGATCACCGGCTCGATGGAGCGCGCCATGGCCGAGACCGAGCGCCGCCGCGAACGCCAGACCGCCTACAACCTCGAACACGGCATCACGCCCGAGAGCGTCAAGCGCGACATCAAGGAGATCCTGAACAGCCCCTATGAGAAGGACCGCGTCCTGATCCCCACGACCGGCGTGAAGGAGGACGCCCGCGCCTTCATCGGCAACAATTTCCAGGCCACGCTGAAGGACCTCGAAGGCAAGATGCGCGAGGCCGCCTCCAACCTCGAGTTCGAGGAGGCCGGCCGGCTCCGGGACGAGATCAAGAAGCTGAAACTGCTGGACCTGGAGTTCGCCAACGAGATCATGACCGGGGCGGGCGAGGCGGTGGACAAGGCGGCCCCGAAGAAGTGGCGCGCCGAGGCGGCGGTGGAGAAGGCGGAGGCGTTTCGGAAGGGGCGGTTGTAG
- the rpmA gene encoding 50S ribosomal protein L27, producing the protein MAHKKSGGSSRNGRDSHSKRLGVKKYGSENVLAGNILVRQRGTTFHPGNNVGMGRDHTLFALEHGAVQFTKKSNGRCYVSILPANDDAQQAIAAE; encoded by the coding sequence ATGGCTCACAAGAAATCCGGTGGTTCGTCGCGTAACGGTCGCGACTCCCATTCCAAACGCCTCGGCGTGAAGAAGTACGGCAGCGAGAACGTCCTGGCCGGCAACATCCTGGTGCGCCAGCGCGGCACGACCTTCCACCCCGGCAACAATGTCGGCATGGGCCGTGACCACACCCTGTTCGCCCTCGAGCACGGCGCGGTTCAGTTCACGAAGAAATCCAACGGCCGTTGCTATGTGTCGATCCTTCCGGCCAACGACGACGCCCAGCAGGCGATCGCCGCCGAGTAG
- the rplU gene encoding 50S ribosomal protein L21: MYAVIKTGGKQYRVQPGDTIVVEKLGGDAGSELKFDSVLMLGGDNGVTLGAPLIDGAFVGATLIETRKGEKVKIFKKTRRQGYRRTNGHRQMESVLRITGIDGAGETAKWDGKVDLMTKAEINLRARGLAKRDAASATPAPAAAASSDEA; encoded by the coding sequence ATGTACGCGGTGATCAAGACCGGCGGCAAGCAGTACCGGGTTCAACCGGGCGACACGATCGTCGTCGAGAAACTGGGCGGCGATGCCGGCTCCGAGCTGAAGTTCGACAGCGTCCTGATGCTGGGCGGCGACAATGGCGTGACGCTCGGCGCGCCGCTGATCGACGGTGCCTTCGTCGGCGCCACCCTGATCGAGACCCGCAAGGGCGAGAAGGTCAAGATCTTCAAGAAGACCCGCCGTCAGGGCTATCGCCGCACCAACGGCCATCGCCAGATGGAATCGGTCCTGCGCATCACCGGCATCGACGGCGCCGGCGAGACCGCCAAGTGGGACGGCAAGGTCGACCTGATGACCAAGGCCGAGATCAACCTGCGCGCCCGTGGCCTGGCCAAGCGCGACGCGGCTTCCGCCACCCCGGCTCCGGCCGCCGCTGCTTCGTCCGACGAAGCGTAA
- a CDS encoding BA14K family protein, which yields MKAFAFAAIVLTVAAPAAAQSWHYPDQARSYSSYSRHGYDYNGQRDRPGDYRCDAYWDRGRDDCGAGWRDQRTYRSQGHGYGYGHDRYSRYGQGGGYVYQPYNQGTQYYGSYGRPDQVYPGGGYGGQVGGYRDHGRSGYCAARYRSYDPRSGYYRAYSGQLIYCG from the coding sequence ATGAAGGCCTTCGCGTTCGCCGCCATCGTCCTGACCGTCGCGGCCCCCGCCGCGGCCCAGAGCTGGCATTATCCCGATCAGGCCCGCTCGTATTCGAGCTACAGCCGCCACGGCTACGACTACAACGGCCAGAGGGACCGGCCCGGCGACTATCGCTGCGACGCCTATTGGGATCGCGGCCGCGACGACTGCGGGGCCGGCTGGCGGGACCAGCGCACCTACCGCTCGCAGGGCCATGGCTACGGCTACGGCCACGACCGCTATTCGCGGTACGGCCAGGGCGGCGGCTATGTCTACCAGCCGTACAACCAGGGCACGCAGTACTACGGCAGCTATGGCCGGCCGGACCAGGTCTATCCCGGCGGAGGCTACGGCGGGCAGGTGGGCGGCTATCGCGACCACGGGCGGTCGGGCTACTGCGCCGCCCGCTATCGCTCGTACGATCCGCGCAGTGGCTACTACCGCGCCTATTCCGGTCAGCTGATCTACTGCGGCTAG
- a CDS encoding cyclopropane-fatty-acyl-phospholipid synthase family protein produces MSQTADRRVIAARRIVAHIADHLQADLSLQLWTGEVLPLGPNARDDVRIVLSDPSAVRRLLLKPGLMTLFELYATGDVRIEGASPLEAADRWDHGRAVHLPRRVDKGLIARELVPFLMGGRTRAVGDAAYDATGEVGQRQDKAARRDKDFISFHYDVGNDFYGLFLDPEMVYSSASYASPDQSLEDAQTRKLDLICRKLRLQPGQRLLDVGCGWGGLSCWAAQHYGVTVHGVTLSEEQLAFANAKIARLGLQDRITLELRDYRDLPTTERFDAISQVEMFEHVGFANHDRHFLEMHRLLKPGGLYFHQASVRRGGRDANNIAPQTNATRTIGRFIFPGGELDTIGMTVTNLGRLGFEVLDVEDLREHFQMTTAEWSRRLMARRDEAIAMVGEERTRLWLIFFAMCAKGFERGSILVYQTVAQRRRAGPSGLPMDRGSLYR; encoded by the coding sequence ATGAGCCAGACTGCTGACCGCCGGGTCATCGCCGCCCGACGCATCGTGGCCCATATCGCCGACCATCTGCAGGCCGACCTTTCCCTGCAGCTATGGACCGGCGAGGTCCTGCCGCTGGGGCCGAACGCGCGCGACGACGTCCGCATCGTGCTGTCCGACCCGTCCGCCGTGCGTCGGCTGCTTCTGAAGCCCGGGCTGATGACCCTGTTCGAGCTCTACGCCACGGGCGATGTACGAATCGAGGGCGCCAGCCCGCTGGAGGCGGCCGACCGCTGGGACCATGGCCGCGCCGTTCACCTGCCCCGTCGTGTCGACAAGGGCCTGATCGCGCGCGAACTGGTCCCCTTCCTGATGGGCGGGCGCACCCGGGCCGTCGGCGACGCCGCCTATGACGCCACCGGCGAGGTCGGCCAGCGCCAGGACAAGGCCGCGCGCCGGGACAAGGACTTCATCTCCTTCCACTACGACGTCGGTAACGACTTCTACGGCCTCTTCCTGGACCCCGAGATGGTCTATTCCAGCGCCTCCTACGCCAGCCCCGACCAGTCGCTGGAGGACGCCCAGACCCGCAAGCTGGACCTGATCTGCCGCAAGCTTCGGCTGCAGCCCGGCCAGAGGCTGCTCGACGTGGGGTGCGGCTGGGGTGGCCTGTCGTGCTGGGCGGCCCAGCATTACGGCGTCACCGTGCACGGCGTGACCCTGTCGGAGGAACAACTGGCCTTCGCCAACGCCAAGATCGCGCGCCTGGGCCTGCAGGACCGCATCACTCTGGAGCTCAGGGACTATCGCGACCTGCCCACCACCGAACGGTTCGACGCCATCAGCCAGGTGGAGATGTTCGAACATGTGGGCTTCGCCAACCACGACCGGCATTTCCTGGAGATGCACCGGCTGCTGAAGCCCGGCGGCCTGTATTTCCACCAGGCCTCGGTCCGGCGCGGCGGGCGCGATGCGAACAACATCGCCCCCCAGACCAATGCGACCCGCACCATCGGCCGATTCATCTTCCCGGGCGGGGAGTTGGACACCATCGGCATGACGGTGACCAACCTGGGCCGCCTCGGCTTCGAGGTTCTGGACGTCGAGGACCTGCGCGAGCATTTCCAGATGACCACGGCCGAATGGTCCCGCCGCCTGATGGCCCGCCGCGACGAGGCGATCGCCATGGTCGGCGAGGAACGCACGCGTCTGTGGCTGATCTTCTTCGCCATGTGCGCCAAGGGGTTCGAGCGGGGCTCGATCCTGGTCTATCAGACCGTGGCCCAGCGCCGCCGCGCCGGGCCCAGCGGCCTGCCGATGGATCGGGGCAGCCTGTACCGATAG
- a CDS encoding FKBP-type peptidyl-prolyl cis-trans isomerase, giving the protein MRFGWVRPFVLTAVLSTSLGLAACGRDAATTGADAAANAEAATFFLTSNARAEGVRTTASGLQYKVLNSGPSGAPSPDRNDLVRVDYEGSLTDGTVFDSSFAKGVPFATHVDEVVPGWIEALQLMKAGDEWMLYLPPELGYGAQGQGNIPPNSVLVFRVKLLDVAPVPGGGRGVGLATG; this is encoded by the coding sequence ATGCGCTTCGGATGGGTTAGGCCTTTCGTTCTGACGGCGGTGCTGTCGACCAGCCTGGGCCTGGCCGCCTGCGGGCGCGACGCCGCCACGACCGGCGCGGACGCCGCGGCCAATGCCGAGGCGGCGACCTTCTTCCTCACCTCCAACGCCCGGGCCGAGGGCGTGCGCACCACGGCCAGCGGCCTGCAGTACAAGGTGCTCAACAGCGGCCCGTCCGGCGCCCCCAGCCCCGACCGCAACGACCTGGTCCGGGTCGACTATGAGGGCAGCCTGACCGACGGCACGGTGTTCGACAGCTCCTTCGCCAAGGGCGTCCCCTTCGCCACCCACGTCGACGAGGTGGTGCCCGGCTGGATCGAGGCGCTGCAGCTGATGAAGGCCGGCGACGAGTGGATGCTCTACCTGCCGCCGGAGCTGGGCTACGGCGCCCAGGGGCAGGGGAATATCCCGCCGAATTCGGTGCTGGTGTTCCGGGTCAAGCTGCTGGACGTGGCCCCGGTGCCGGGCGGCGGACGCGGCGTGGGGCTGGCGACGGGCTAG